Proteins encoded together in one Streptomyces sp. B1I3 window:
- a CDS encoding Druantia anti-phage system protein DruA, with protein MEQNLRTDAPEVMKEEAKPVTLSLPADASRQETQAFARLCTLLASAPLESMGVNSRDHWIQAAKIKNLYEQPLLAAAAYTAIDLVDQGWTIQAAKPGPVFTPPLASGDRETEKARVQRQEHLRRDEQLRQSSVRRFVERMERTHQHGDRLISIFDLMRDGRELADALQSAGVTTEVISPYVQIVDSSTCELTGFKLHDIWRYFRHTWSNAYATVPGRSMPILIRDAATEYHAVIGLAAISSPVVQIAERDHWMGWETDQFLEHVRAAPTADIARWLARRIKTQQEEIYVDDLLRDGVLQPTDLAAPTSEVIGQLRADAERHRQRHHQASTIREVRNIERDAWVDRATTDLFRSKRAAALAETLEVVTLLGAYLSPPTAEGLAKAFSDSKARAQMRRVIRRTRGERVGTVIADLTVCGAVAPYNALVAGKLVGALAVSPTVLAAYRSKYARPSEIASAMAGRPILREPRLSFIGTTSLYGTGSSQYNRLFWPAEVMGGRRENRMGFHELGRSRSFGTSHFSSETVEALVRLSALRGSLVRVNNLFGEGVSPRLRKVRLGIAALGWPANDLLRHGRERILYGVPLVENLRDYSLGIDEKPEYLLNPELPEADARIADWWFERWCRRRVARQDVLESMRTHSLVRPVRHGARVPLPAGNETLPNDQEMLPIFT; from the coding sequence TGAAAGAAGAGGCCAAGCCCGTCACCCTCAGCCTCCCCGCCGACGCCTCCCGCCAGGAGACGCAGGCGTTCGCTCGCCTCTGCACACTGCTGGCGAGCGCTCCGCTTGAATCCATGGGGGTGAACAGCCGCGATCACTGGATCCAGGCAGCCAAGATCAAAAACCTGTATGAGCAGCCGCTGCTCGCGGCAGCTGCTTACACGGCCATCGATCTGGTAGATCAAGGCTGGACAATTCAGGCCGCCAAGCCCGGGCCCGTGTTCACACCCCCGCTGGCGAGCGGCGACCGGGAGACAGAGAAAGCCCGTGTCCAACGGCAGGAGCATCTGCGTCGAGATGAGCAGCTTAGGCAGAGCAGCGTTCGGCGCTTCGTCGAGAGGATGGAGCGCACGCACCAGCACGGCGACCGGCTGATCTCCATCTTCGACCTGATGCGCGACGGCCGGGAGCTGGCGGACGCACTGCAGAGTGCTGGCGTGACCACGGAGGTCATCAGCCCGTACGTTCAGATCGTCGACTCCTCGACCTGCGAGCTGACAGGCTTCAAGCTGCACGACATCTGGCGATACTTCCGTCACACTTGGTCCAACGCTTATGCAACCGTGCCTGGCCGTTCAATGCCAATCCTGATCCGGGACGCAGCCACTGAGTACCACGCTGTCATTGGACTGGCGGCCATCTCCAGTCCGGTTGTCCAGATTGCCGAGCGCGACCACTGGATGGGCTGGGAAACAGACCAATTTCTCGAGCACGTGCGGGCGGCACCGACTGCCGATATCGCTCGCTGGCTTGCCCGACGAATCAAGACTCAGCAGGAAGAGATCTACGTTGACGATCTCCTCCGTGACGGGGTCCTTCAGCCGACCGACCTAGCGGCGCCCACCTCGGAAGTGATCGGCCAACTGCGGGCTGACGCAGAACGGCATCGTCAGCGGCATCACCAGGCCAGCACTATTCGCGAGGTCCGCAACATAGAGCGTGATGCGTGGGTGGATAGGGCCACAACGGACCTCTTTCGCAGTAAGCGAGCAGCAGCGCTCGCCGAGACCTTGGAGGTCGTCACCCTCCTTGGGGCGTACCTCTCTCCCCCCACAGCCGAAGGACTTGCCAAAGCCTTCTCGGACTCGAAGGCGCGGGCACAGATGCGCCGTGTGATCCGCCGTACACGAGGAGAGCGGGTCGGCACCGTGATCGCCGACCTCACCGTCTGTGGAGCCGTAGCACCCTATAACGCGCTGGTGGCGGGCAAGCTAGTAGGGGCCCTAGCCGTCTCACCGACAGTGCTGGCTGCTTACCGCAGCAAGTACGCACGCCCCAGTGAAATCGCCTCCGCGATGGCTGGCCGTCCGATCCTGCGCGAGCCGCGCCTCTCCTTCATCGGAACCACCTCGCTCTACGGTACTGGTTCGAGCCAGTACAACCGGTTGTTTTGGCCCGCCGAGGTTATGGGAGGAAGGAGGGAAAACCGGATGGGATTCCATGAACTTGGGCGGTCGCGCTCCTTTGGAACCTCCCATTTCTCCAGTGAGACCGTCGAAGCACTTGTCCGGCTCTCAGCCCTGCGCGGATCGCTCGTACGAGTCAACAATCTGTTCGGTGAAGGCGTCAGCCCCCGTCTGCGTAAAGTAAGGCTAGGAATCGCCGCACTTGGGTGGCCCGCCAACGACCTTCTCAGGCACGGACGTGAACGTATCCTCTACGGCGTTCCGTTGGTCGAAAACCTGCGGGACTACTCACTCGGCATCGACGAGAAACCGGAGTACCTACTTAATCCCGAACTGCCTGAGGCAGACGCCAGGATTGCCGACTGGTGGTTCGAACGCTGGTGCCGGCGGAGGGTGGCACGCCAGGACGTCCTTGAGTCCATGCGCACCCACAGCCTGGTCCGGCCAGTCCGGCATGGTGCCCGGGTACCGTTGCCCGCCGGAAACGAGACGCTTCCAAACGACCAGGAGATGTTGCCCATCTTCACGTAG
- a CDS encoding DEAD/DEAH box helicase, which translates to MTVEAPTIAETISKIQTALRDYIEATYHIGHRTVLDQRRALLKQEGVLSQAPFIESTPRYQTDRHFDDLDLDDTVRELLGALSTDTADSKRLLYDPPYTHQAEALEWTARDGRSLAITTGTGSGKTESFLLPMLAKLAAEAAHKPESFKVPAVRSLILYPMNALVNDQLGRLRLLLSDPRVTARFNEWAGRPARFARYTSRTLYPGVRNVKKDKERLHAIEDFYINLIDLANDDSSPQRDEADALVKELKSRGKWPAKPDLKAWYGKSGARWQNKAGEFIRAITRPEDPELLTRHEVLAEPPDVLITNYSMLEYMMMRPLERPVFDATRDWLAKNPDEKFLLIIDEAHMYRGAAGAEVALLLRRLRARLGIPASQLQVICTSASFTTPQYARQFAAQLSGKSEAGFKSVEGKLSLRPGASAGSLQDAQALAAVPMHEFYEGAGDEARIAAVQSLLDYCGVSPRQAVPVGELLHEALDAFGPMGLLVNETMKQAQPVSDLGTFIFPGVDQKLADEAVSALVALGSAARRSADGAGLLPCRVHAFFRGLPGLWACLDPECPEVDRAAYPEPGPVGQLYAQPRATCDCGARVFELYTCRHCGSSYARAYTDDLSNPSHLWNEPGGAFQSASGSIPELQPLDLLLEEPYEKNVEIADLDLVTGRLNPDKVIDRRVRSVFLPRLRSGEVIKGEEDGDETEADGEFKPCGVCGQRAGYGRSSVQDHQTKGDQPFQALVTRQLEVQPPGAQPKTDFAPLRGRKVLAFSDSRQVAARLAPNLQSYSMRDAMRPLILRGWQELENTTLEPMLSLNQLYLAAMVGSRQLSVRLRPELRPSESLHVLDRVETAIEKGALAGNFGELMQLFGITDSPPHALMRTMYTTLTDKYFGLASLGLASLREPRVRTADLLSLLPDIEGVATSDESKLALMRMWLMQWTTPGIWFPSMTDGDWWMTDGGVRPHTGKFNTISQWLETKAAKKQFSDTWLPALLQEFCDAVAGKFRLPASKVYLDLETTWGYCERCRFTQRPFPGSSRCVNCRDEKVRVLDPDTDPVFQARKGYYRASAARALRDSSEPPMSIIAAEHTAQLNAAAQSDAVFSKAEEHELLFQDVDLGLPGSGDRKKPAAIDVLSCTTTMEVGIDIGNLSGVALRNMPPSRANYQQRAGRAGRRGNAVATVLAFGSADTHDDHYFRQPELMIRGEVDDPVLTMDNDEITRRHVIAYLLQRYHQDRLPDIAPDAQPQLFEVLGTIAEFTGSSSPLNRVDLEEWLRVNETTLRQDIAAWLPDELGQEGLRSVLEDFVTRTLGEIDKALDLDASGHPVTASTSDTSSESDKEDTEDPSEGAEAPDARRTQKNLLDRLLYKGVLPRYAFPTDVVSFHVFDLDRSTRFRPEFHYAPSQGLAVALSQYAPGKVVWIDNKEWTSEAIYAPVQETRHQAWKERLLYFECQVCHYANYYSYGEAAPGDERDCPACRADGKFGKAKNWMRPPGFAHPARKDPGTSADKAPARSYATRAKLMASGPTEESAWQRVTDTDRLEQTYHRETLLVTNTGPRNEGYTYCTLCGLIEPTASATGVVNGTHKKPYPDDKEPNCPGSRSTRGLVLGTDFISDVLLVRLKVDAPITLDPAYLSTHIALRTIAEALTIAATRKLGIETSELQAEYRPALTPLGGEGREADIYMYDTLAGGAGFTRRVNDHGVEIFRRTLELLEDCPANCDESCYRCLRSFRNRFEHNLLDRHVGASLLRYLMNDTPPALAEARLARSADILFEDLDSRELGISFERGAKIDVEGVGPVTAPILARQGGREWIIGVHSPLTPGVAPNEQLRRVHDSAKRSGVSVHLVDDLVISQNLPFATQTVLQALA; encoded by the coding sequence GTGACAGTGGAAGCGCCAACGATCGCAGAGACGATCAGCAAGATCCAGACGGCCCTGCGGGACTACATCGAAGCGACATATCACATCGGGCATCGCACCGTGCTCGACCAGCGTCGTGCACTGCTCAAGCAAGAGGGAGTGCTGTCCCAAGCTCCCTTCATCGAAAGCACTCCTCGGTACCAAACCGACCGCCACTTCGATGACCTGGACCTCGACGACACCGTGCGGGAGCTCCTCGGCGCTCTGTCGACGGATACGGCCGATTCGAAGCGCCTGCTGTACGACCCGCCCTACACCCACCAGGCTGAGGCACTCGAGTGGACTGCACGCGATGGCCGGAGCCTAGCCATCACAACCGGCACAGGTTCAGGGAAGACCGAGTCGTTCCTCCTGCCGATGCTGGCCAAACTCGCAGCAGAGGCCGCACACAAGCCGGAGTCCTTCAAGGTCCCGGCTGTCAGGTCTCTGATCCTCTACCCGATGAATGCGCTAGTGAACGACCAGTTGGGCCGTCTTCGGCTCCTGCTGAGCGATCCTCGTGTCACTGCCAGGTTCAACGAGTGGGCCGGCCGCCCGGCGCGCTTCGCCCGCTACACCAGCCGGACGCTGTATCCCGGCGTACGCAACGTCAAGAAGGACAAGGAGCGTCTTCACGCCATCGAGGACTTCTACATCAACCTGATCGATTTGGCGAACGATGACTCCTCGCCGCAGCGCGATGAAGCAGATGCTCTCGTCAAGGAACTTAAGTCACGTGGGAAGTGGCCGGCTAAGCCGGATTTGAAGGCGTGGTACGGCAAGAGCGGTGCCCGGTGGCAGAACAAGGCCGGTGAGTTCATCCGTGCCATCACCCGCCCCGAAGATCCGGAGCTACTTACCCGCCACGAGGTGCTGGCGGAGCCCCCAGACGTTCTGATCACTAACTACTCGATGCTCGAGTACATGATGATGCGTCCGCTCGAGCGGCCGGTCTTTGATGCAACGCGGGACTGGTTGGCGAAAAATCCCGACGAGAAGTTTCTTCTGATCATCGATGAAGCTCACATGTACCGGGGAGCCGCTGGCGCCGAGGTGGCGCTCCTCCTTCGTCGTCTACGCGCGAGGCTCGGTATCCCGGCGAGCCAGTTGCAGGTGATCTGCACAAGTGCCAGCTTCACGACCCCCCAGTATGCGCGCCAGTTCGCCGCGCAGTTGAGCGGCAAGTCCGAGGCCGGCTTCAAGAGCGTGGAAGGCAAGCTGTCCCTTCGCCCGGGCGCCAGCGCAGGCAGCCTACAGGACGCACAGGCTCTGGCCGCCGTACCGATGCACGAGTTCTATGAAGGTGCTGGGGACGAGGCCCGCATCGCTGCGGTTCAATCCCTGCTGGACTACTGCGGAGTGAGCCCAAGACAGGCTGTCCCGGTCGGCGAACTGCTACACGAAGCGCTCGACGCCTTCGGACCGATGGGTCTCCTCGTCAACGAGACTATGAAGCAGGCTCAGCCCGTCAGTGACTTGGGCACCTTCATCTTCCCGGGTGTGGACCAGAAGCTCGCGGATGAAGCCGTTTCTGCTCTGGTCGCGCTCGGTAGTGCAGCCCGGCGGTCGGCGGATGGTGCGGGGCTGCTGCCGTGCCGTGTGCATGCGTTCTTCCGTGGGCTGCCCGGGTTGTGGGCATGTCTCGACCCCGAATGCCCGGAGGTCGACCGGGCGGCTTACCCGGAGCCGGGGCCGGTGGGCCAGCTTTATGCCCAGCCCCGAGCGACCTGTGACTGCGGCGCCAGGGTCTTTGAGCTGTACACATGCCGGCATTGCGGCTCCTCCTATGCACGAGCGTATACCGACGACCTCTCCAACCCGTCTCACCTGTGGAATGAGCCGGGAGGGGCCTTCCAGTCCGCGTCCGGCTCCATTCCCGAACTTCAGCCCCTGGACCTTCTCCTGGAGGAACCGTACGAGAAGAACGTCGAGATCGCCGACCTCGACCTGGTCACCGGCAGGCTCAACCCGGATAAGGTAATCGATCGCCGGGTCCGAAGCGTTTTCCTTCCTCGTCTTCGGAGCGGGGAAGTAATCAAGGGCGAAGAGGACGGCGACGAGACCGAAGCGGACGGCGAGTTCAAGCCCTGCGGTGTCTGCGGTCAGCGCGCCGGCTACGGCCGCTCGTCAGTGCAAGATCACCAGACGAAGGGTGACCAACCGTTCCAAGCCTTGGTGACCCGGCAGCTTGAGGTGCAGCCACCCGGCGCGCAACCAAAAACCGACTTCGCACCGTTGCGTGGGCGTAAGGTGCTCGCTTTCTCCGACTCCCGGCAGGTTGCCGCCAGGCTCGCTCCAAACCTACAGAGCTATTCCATGCGCGACGCCATGCGACCCCTGATTCTGCGCGGGTGGCAAGAGCTGGAGAATACAACGCTCGAGCCCATGCTGTCCCTGAACCAACTGTATTTGGCAGCCATGGTTGGATCTCGCCAGCTTTCGGTCCGGCTTCGCCCTGAACTTCGCCCCTCTGAGTCACTTCACGTACTGGACCGAGTTGAAACAGCTATCGAGAAGGGCGCGCTTGCAGGAAACTTCGGCGAGCTAATGCAGTTGTTCGGCATCACCGACTCGCCACCGCATGCGCTGATGCGGACGATGTACACGACACTCACTGACAAATACTTCGGGCTTGCATCCCTCGGCCTCGCATCCCTACGCGAGCCGCGAGTCAGGACTGCCGATCTGCTCTCGCTGCTCCCCGACATCGAGGGTGTCGCCACAAGTGACGAGTCCAAGCTGGCTCTCATGCGGATGTGGCTCATGCAGTGGACTACGCCCGGCATCTGGTTCCCGTCGATGACTGATGGAGACTGGTGGATGACGGACGGCGGCGTTCGTCCGCACACAGGGAAGTTCAACACGATTAGCCAGTGGCTCGAAACTAAGGCAGCGAAGAAACAGTTCAGCGACACATGGCTGCCAGCACTGCTTCAAGAATTCTGCGATGCTGTGGCTGGGAAGTTCCGCCTGCCGGCCTCAAAGGTGTACCTGGATCTCGAAACGACTTGGGGCTATTGTGAGCGCTGTCGTTTTACTCAGCGGCCGTTCCCTGGTTCTTCTCGGTGCGTCAACTGCCGAGACGAGAAAGTTCGTGTCCTAGACCCTGATACGGACCCGGTCTTCCAAGCCCGCAAGGGGTACTACCGCGCCAGCGCCGCACGGGCTCTGCGGGACTCTTCCGAGCCTCCGATGAGCATCATCGCTGCCGAGCATACGGCGCAGCTCAATGCCGCGGCTCAGTCAGACGCCGTCTTCTCCAAGGCAGAAGAGCATGAGCTGCTTTTCCAGGACGTCGACCTCGGTTTGCCCGGATCCGGAGACCGGAAAAAACCCGCCGCCATCGATGTCCTGTCGTGCACGACCACTATGGAAGTAGGCATCGACATCGGGAACCTGTCCGGTGTCGCCCTGCGCAACATGCCACCCTCGCGGGCTAACTATCAGCAACGCGCAGGGCGAGCTGGTCGGCGGGGCAACGCAGTCGCCACCGTGCTGGCCTTTGGCAGTGCCGACACCCACGATGATCATTATTTCCGCCAGCCGGAACTGATGATCCGCGGTGAGGTTGACGACCCGGTACTGACGATGGACAACGACGAGATCACACGCCGTCACGTGATCGCGTATCTACTGCAGCGTTACCACCAGGATCGCCTTCCTGACATCGCCCCAGACGCGCAGCCGCAGCTTTTCGAGGTACTGGGAACGATTGCGGAGTTCACCGGATCATCCTCTCCACTGAACAGGGTCGACCTGGAAGAATGGCTGCGGGTCAATGAGACGACTCTTCGCCAAGACATTGCGGCATGGCTTCCCGATGAGCTCGGCCAAGAAGGCCTCCGATCCGTCCTCGAGGACTTCGTCACAAGGACACTCGGCGAGATCGACAAGGCTCTTGATCTCGATGCCAGCGGACACCCCGTGACTGCTTCCACGAGTGACACATCATCGGAGTCTGACAAGGAGGATACGGAAGATCCGAGCGAGGGTGCGGAGGCGCCGGATGCCCGGCGGACCCAAAAGAACCTGCTCGATCGACTCCTGTACAAGGGAGTGCTACCGCGTTACGCGTTCCCGACGGATGTCGTTTCATTCCACGTTTTCGATCTCGATCGATCTACTCGCTTCAGGCCTGAGTTCCACTACGCGCCCAGTCAGGGTCTTGCGGTAGCACTCAGCCAGTACGCCCCGGGCAAGGTGGTGTGGATCGACAACAAGGAGTGGACCTCCGAGGCGATCTATGCACCAGTCCAGGAGACGCGCCACCAAGCTTGGAAGGAAAGGCTGCTCTACTTCGAGTGCCAAGTGTGCCATTACGCGAACTACTACTCATACGGCGAGGCCGCGCCCGGGGATGAACGTGACTGTCCGGCCTGTCGAGCCGATGGAAAGTTCGGTAAGGCCAAAAACTGGATGCGCCCGCCAGGATTCGCGCACCCGGCCAGGAAGGACCCCGGCACCAGTGCAGACAAGGCGCCGGCCCGCAGTTACGCCACGCGAGCCAAGCTCATGGCGTCCGGACCGACCGAGGAAAGCGCCTGGCAGCGCGTCACAGACACGGACCGGCTAGAGCAGACCTATCACCGCGAGACGCTGCTAGTTACGAACACCGGTCCCCGCAACGAGGGGTACACCTACTGCACGCTGTGCGGTCTCATCGAGCCGACAGCGTCGGCCACAGGCGTGGTCAATGGGACACACAAGAAGCCCTACCCCGACGATAAGGAGCCGAACTGTCCCGGGTCGCGTTCGACCCGCGGTCTGGTGCTGGGTACGGACTTCATCTCCGACGTGCTCCTGGTGCGTCTGAAGGTGGATGCGCCCATCACCCTCGATCCGGCCTACCTATCGACGCACATCGCGCTGCGCACAATTGCTGAGGCCCTGACGATTGCTGCGACACGGAAGCTCGGCATCGAGACCTCGGAGTTGCAAGCGGAATACCGTCCTGCACTGACGCCCCTTGGCGGTGAAGGTCGGGAAGCCGACATCTACATGTACGACACCCTCGCTGGCGGTGCCGGCTTCACTCGCCGGGTCAACGACCACGGTGTGGAAATCTTCAGGCGGACGCTGGAACTTCTCGAAGACTGCCCAGCCAACTGCGATGAGTCCTGCTATCGCTGTCTGCGCAGCTTCCGCAACCGGTTCGAACACAACCTCCTTGATCGCCACGTCGGGGCCAGTCTCCTGCGCTACCTGATGAACGACACGCCACCGGCTCTTGCCGAGGCACGGCTTGCCCGCTCGGCCGACATCCTCTTCGAGGATCTGGACAGCCGAGAGCTCGGTATCTCGTTCGAGAGAGGTGCCAAAATCGACGTGGAGGGCGTAGGGCCGGTCACCGCTCCGATTCTGGCAAGGCAGGGTGGCCGCGAATGGATCATCGGTGTACACAGCCCGCTAACACCGGGCGTAGCACCGAACGAGCAACTGCGGCGTGTCCACGACAGTGCCAAGCGAAGCGGCGTTTCGGTTCACCTGGTCGACGACCTGGTGATTTCCCAGAACCTGCCGTTCGCGACGCAGACTGTTCTGCAGGCTCTGGCATGA
- a CDS encoding DUF4365 domain-containing protein: protein MAEDSTEEKMGEHDLAEGQVPITALQEHFSVSYTRMIAYAVGCSIKTHETDYEGVDITVVSSTEYHGYYGPQFELQLKCTYQESLLKDDSMTWKMKAKPFRKLTRTKRFIPAYLGVLLIPREPEPWLHTNEYGLYTRSRMFWESADNLRHDGPIGEHHTVHLPRQNLFTGEQLLGIMKSIGEAERGLR from the coding sequence GTGGCCGAAGACAGCACTGAGGAAAAGATGGGCGAGCATGACTTGGCAGAGGGCCAGGTTCCCATCACCGCACTACAGGAACACTTCAGCGTGTCGTACACGCGAATGATCGCCTACGCGGTGGGATGCTCCATAAAAACTCACGAGACCGATTACGAGGGCGTTGATATCACGGTCGTTTCTTCGACAGAGTATCACGGCTACTATGGACCGCAATTCGAGCTTCAGCTGAAGTGCACCTACCAAGAGAGCCTACTTAAAGATGACAGCATGACGTGGAAGATGAAGGCAAAGCCGTTCCGGAAGCTAACTCGCACGAAGCGATTCATTCCCGCCTACCTTGGCGTGCTTCTCATCCCGCGCGAGCCAGAGCCGTGGCTGCACACGAATGAATACGGCCTGTACACACGAAGCCGTATGTTTTGGGAGTCCGCGGATAACCTGAGACACGACGGCCCGATCGGTGAGCACCACACGGTTCATCTACCTCGTCAGAACCTCTTCACGGGGGAACAACTTCTAGGCATCATGAAGTCGATCGGCGAAGCAGAGAGGGGCCTGAGGTGA